A stretch of the Arachis stenosperma cultivar V10309 chromosome 6, arast.V10309.gnm1.PFL2, whole genome shotgun sequence genome encodes the following:
- the LOC130935071 gene encoding casein kinase II subunit alpha-like — protein sequence MAIRPFQFQQTSFSFSLSRDALLSLFRTPPSLRYPNLPRALPLLFFLTRFTSRAAASTFRRPPPALAAAETLAQKIGKSTRRPGASSKARVYADVNVVRPKEYWDYETLNVQWGEQDDYEVVRKVGRGKYSEVFEGVHCTDNEKCVIKILKPVKKKKIKREIKILQNLCGGPNIVKLLDIVRDQQSKTPSLIFEYVNNTDFKVLYPTLSDYDIRYYIYELLKALDYCHSQGIMHRDVKPHNVMIDHEQRKLRLIDWGLAEFYHPGKEYNVRVASRYFKGPELLVDLQDYDYSLDLWSLGCMFAGMIFRKEPFFYGHDNYDQLVKIAKVLGTDELSAYLNKYRIELDPHLAALVGRHSRKPWTKFISVENQHLAVPEAIDFVDKLLRYDHQERPTAKEAMAHPYFNPVRNAESSRNRTD from the exons ATGGCCATAAGGCCCTTCCAGTTCCAACAGacctccttctccttctccctcTCGCGCGACGCGTTGCTTTCTCTCTTCCGTACTCCTCCTTCCCTTCGCTATCCCAACCTACCGCGAGCTCTTCCTCTCCTCTTCTTTCTCACCCGCTTCACCTCACGCGCCGCCGCCTCTACCTTCCGTCGCCCTCCGCCAGCACTCGCCGCCGCCGAAACCCTGGCACAAAAGATTGGCAAGTCGACGCGCCGGCCCGGCGCGTCGTCCAAGGCAAGGGTTTACGCCGACGTCAACGTCGTTCGCCCTAAAGAATATTGGGACTACGAAACCCTCAACGTCCAGTGGGG GGAGCAAGATGATTATGAGGTGGTGAGGAAGGTGGGAAGAGGGAAATACAGTGAGGTGTTTGAGGGTGTTCACTGCACCGATAACGAAAAATGCGTCATAAAGATCCTGAAGCctgtgaagaagaagaag ATCAAGAGGGAAATCAAAATTTTACAGAATCTTTGTGGGGGGCCCAATATTGTAAAGTTGCTCGACATTGTTAGAGATCAGCAGTCAAAGACCCCAAGCCTTATATTTGAATATGTTAATAACACTGATTTTAAAGTGCTTTATCCCACATTGTCAGACTATGATATAAGATATTACATCTATGAACTTTTAAAG GCACTAGATTACTGCCACTCTCAAGGAATTATGCATCGGGATGTAAAGCCACATAATGTGATGATTGACCATGAGCAGCGAAAACTTAGGCTTATAGATTGGGGGCTTGCAGAGTTTTATCACCCTGGGAAAGAATATAATGTTCGCGTTGCGTCCAG ATATTTCAAAGGCCCCGAGCTTCTTGTTGATCTTCAAGACTACGATTATTCTCTTGATTTATGGAGTCTTGGTTGTATGTTTGCTGGAATG ATATTCCGGAAGGAGCCATTCTTTTATGGACATGATAACTATGATCAACTGGTCAAAATAGCCAAG GTACTCGGTACAGATGAATTAAGTGCATATTTAAATAAGTATCGCATAGAGTTGGACCCACATCTTgcagcgcttgttgggag GCATAGCCGAAAGCCATGGACAAAGTTCATTAGTGTAGAAAATCAACACTTGGCTGTTCCTGAGGCTATTGACTTTGTGGACAAGCTACTACGGTATGATCACCAAGAACGTCCAACTGCAAAAGAAGCCATG GCCCATCCTTACTTCAACCCAGTCAGAAATGCTGAAAGTAGTAGAAATCGAACAGATTGA
- the LOC130934124 gene encoding uncharacterized protein LOC130934124, with the protein MTAKNQEASIKNMERQIGQLSKHFATERPSSSLPSDTIPNPKEECKAIQLRSGRTLVSNNDTTRKQVESSKKPTDAEEANNQDMVPNKNTENPKGEEDQPINTHKEEEEAIQGQQKKEKNLTPPLPYPQRFNKETKDQHFRKFLEIFKKLEINIPLAEALEQMPLYANAVLQKGIPPKLKDPGSFVVACTIGKMTLDKALCDLGASINLMPLSMMRKLAIEEFKPTRMSLVMADRSIKTPNRIVENLIVKVGEFIFPADFVILDTEEEGNNSIILGRPFLATARAIIDVEKGEMIFRVHNEQMVINVFKSMQHPPEQEDYLRVDMIENLVEEMLEANHHEQGEESGQETTNEQAAEISTDQKAKPDKKEEVQK; encoded by the exons ATGACGGCGAAAAATCAAGAAGCTTCCATCAAGAACATGGAAAGACAAATAGGCCAGCTCTCTAAACACTTTGCAACAGAGAGGCCATCAAGTTCCCTGCCAAGTGACACAATTCCAAATCCTAAGGAAGAGTGTAAGGCGATACAGTTAAGGAGTGGGAGAACATTGGtgagcaacaatgacactaCAAGGAAACAAGTGGAGAGCAGCAAAAAGCCAACAGATGCAGAGGAAGCCAATAATCAGGATATGGTGCCAAACAAGAACACAGAGAACCCCAAAGGAGAAGAAGACCAGCCAATCAATACACataaggaagaagaagaagcgatTCAAGGACaacagaaaaaggagaagaacctCACCCCTCCACTGCCATATCCACAGAGGTTCAACAAAGAAACCAAAGATCAACACTTCCGCAAATTCCTGGAAattttcaagaagctggaaatcaacattcCCCTAGCTGAGGCATTGGaacagatgcccttatatgccaa tgcagtaCTTCAAAAAGGGATCCCACCAAAGCTCaaagatccagggagttttgtagtTGCCTGCACCATAGGCAAAATGACACTAGACAAGGCCctttgtgatcttggagctagtatcaacCTGATGCCCTTGTCTATGATGAGGAAGCTTGCTATAGAAGAATTcaaacccaccaggatgtcactagtcatggccgacagatcaatcaagacaCCCAACAGAATTGTGGAAAATCTAATAGTAAAGGTTGGGGAGTTTATTTTTCCTGCAGACTTTGTAATTTTGGACACCGAAGAGGAAGGAAACAActcaatcatcttgggaaggcCATTTTTAGCAACCGCAAGAGCTATAattgatgtggaaaaagggGAAATGATcttcagagtacacaatgagcaaatggtCATAAATGTCTTCAAGTCAATGCAGCACCCCCCTGAACAAGAAGACTACTTAAGGGTGGACATGATAGAAAACTTGGTAGAAGAAATGTTGGAAGCCAACCATCATGAACAAGGAGAGGAAAGTGGTCAAGAGACAACAAATGAACAGGCAGCTGAGATTTCTACTGACCAAAAGGCAAAGCCAGACAAGAAAGAAGAAGTGCAAAAATaa